A window of Halichoerus grypus chromosome 12, mHalGry1.hap1.1, whole genome shotgun sequence contains these coding sequences:
- the KRABD3 gene encoding protein KRBA1 isoform X9, whose translation MLDARTDDGWMMTDGRVPRENTSASWPPGGTPRGTPRGSFLRSSAKQVSVAFQDLAVRFSEEEWQLLGEGQRMLYRDVMRENYETLRSLGTDELLPLSAFLSPTEPGGATEGRSYAGEGQEPPRGGGPLGGAPPHSLHLTALVQLVKEIPEFLFGEVSPESERGSGAVSLDGERGSPKAAVTVETCPLQGLLGCLPNTPTGWPHLATTSSSGSSSSSLPGAGGQGSPVTIKTPDKPRPTEKEGPEAPGGEPSPPTYSPSRKKGHGRQERGTLGTGAVGISPGSSPLQGLINCLKEILVPGSQHPEVSRGLLPPVPGQGTSQLTGAELGPESPPWAVKTEAASGACPLQGLLNCLKEIPEAQHRRPSPSGVGDPPLQEDPGACQRNSGGPRPLQTPPPGPGPGAGSVLSVVKMEDSWAQSPPVPASCQLRKWTHSPSAASSQGGDGETRGARVPSWGPIAQAGSPSSSPLEALEACLKGIPLSGSLPPQPPATSGFQSPQPGDPGSQRPELQPCRSHGEEVTGGPLLALSLQGCVRGSPALPSGPHSTPPSFSSSSSTDGDLDFQSPGGSQGRPPGKGSPVGSSPLQGLENCLREIPMLRPQSASSWSSAGDRGSQRVEPKNWTADKEGLRGGACEPAHLGQSPGEAPTRSFRLASPQALTSSSVPICYQRGLKDHGATRPGPWRWLQDGAATKPSPLHCLENSLKGILPGRPLRFACLAGPSPSPSPSPSSSFSSSEGDELWQLLPQERDRLPGCKAPGPLSPRPGGAPTGSSPGEGPGRAEPADHCRLSAGKAEEKTGGRSQLPWRDVYSETPGRPGPLGSAGGGAAGNPCLAPQPEKRPGPGPCQPLGSAPGPLSWKPRVSEESRGPGSGNGRPSVAEGGKATHCPRKA comes from the exons atgttggatGCAAGaacagatgatggatggatgatgacgGATGGACGCGTACCTCGGGAAAACACATCCGCAAGCTGGCCACCAGGCGGGACCCCGCGCGGAACCCCTCGCGGCAGCTTCCTGAGGTCTTCAGcgaagcag GTGTCCGTGGCCTTCCAGGACCTGGCCGTGAGGTTCTCCGAGGAGGAGTGGCAgctgctgggggaagggcagaggatgCTCTACCGCGACGTGATGCGGGAGAACTACGAGACGCTGCGCTCCCTGG ggACAGATGAGCTGCTCCCCCTCTCTGCTTTCCTGTCTCCTACGGAGCCTGGAGGAGCCACGGAAGGCAGGAGCTACGCTGGTGAGGGGCAGGAGCCTCCTAGGGGAGGAGGCCCCCTGG GAGGCGCGCCCCCTCACAGCCTGCACCTCACTGCCCTGGTGCAGCTGGTCAAGGAGATTCCGGAGTTCCTGTTTGGGGAGGTCAGCCCGGAGAGTGAGCGTGGGAGCGGGGCAGTCAGCCTGGACGGGGAGCGGGGGAGCCCCAAGG CAGCTGTGACTGTGGAGACTTGCCCTCTCCAAGGCCTGCTCGGCTGCCTTCCAAACACGCCTACTGGCTGGCCCCACCTGGCCACCACATCTAGCAGCGGCTCATCGTCCAGCAGCCTGCCTGGAGCCGGGGGCCAGGGGAGCCCTGTCACCATCA AAACTCCTGACAAACCAAGACCTACAGAGAAGGAAGGCCCAGAAGCCCCAGGTGGGGAGCCCAGCCCTCCTACCTACAGCCCCAGCAGGAAGAAGGGCCACggaagacaggagagagggacCCTGGGGACAG GTGCTGTAGGAATCTCTCCTGGGAGCAGCCCCTTGCAAGGCCTTATCAACTGCCTGAAGGAAATCCTTGTgcctggatcccagcaccctgaggtGTCCCGAGGCTTGCTGCCTCCTGTCCCCGGCCAGGGCACCTCTCAGCTAACCGGAGCAGAGCTGGGGCCCGAGAGCCCACCCTGGGCAG TGAAGACAGAGGCAGCTTCCGGGGCTTGTCCCCTCCAGGGTCTGttgaactgtctgaaggagatcCCGGAGGCCCAGCACAGGCGTCCCAGCCCCTCAGGAGTAGGGGACCCACCACTACAGGAGGACCCAGGGGCCTGCCAAAGGAATTCTGGAG GGCCCAGACCCCTGCAGACCCCTCCTCCCGGGCCTGGTCCAGGAGCTGGCAGCGTGCTCTCTGTGGTGAAGATGGAGGACAGCTGGGCCCAGAGCCCCCCCGTGCCTGCGTCCTGTCAGCTCCGCAAGTGGACGCACAGCCCCTCTGCCGCCAGCAGCCAGGGGGGCGATGGAGAGACCAGAGGGGCCCGAGTGCCCAGCTGGGGTCCCATAGCTCAAG CTGGCAGTCCCTCGAGCTCGCCCCTGGAAGCCCTGGAGGCCTGTCTGAAGGGCATTCCCCTGAGTGGGTCGTTACCTCCCCAGCCGCCGGCCACCTCTGGATTCCAGAGCCCTCAGCCAGGAGACCCCGGGTCTCAGAGGCCCGAGCTGCAGCCCTGCAGATCACATGGTGAAG AGGTGACTGGGGGGCCTCTTCTGGCTCTGAGTCTGCAGGGCTGTGTGAGaggcagccctgccctcccctcaggTCCCCACAGCACCCCTCCCAGCTTCTCCTCATCCAGCAGCACCGATGGGGACCTGGATTTCCAGAGCCCTGGGGGCAGCCAGGGGCGTCCGCCTGGAAAAG GAAGCCCAGTGGGAAGCTCCCCGCTCCAGGGCCTGGAGAACTGTCTCAGAGAGATACCTATGCTCAGGCCGCAGTCAGCCTCGTCCTGGTCCTCAGCAGGGGACAGGGGGTCCCAGAGAGTGGAGCCCAAGAATTGGACTGCAGACAAGGAAG GACTGAGAGGCGGGGCCTGTGAGCCAGCTCATCTGGGACAGAGTCCGGGGGAAGCACCCACCAGGAGCTTCCGGCTGGCCAGCCCCCAGGCGCTCACCTCCAGCAGCGTCCCCATCTGCTACCAGCGAGGGCTCAAAGACCATGGGGCCACCAGGCCGGGGCCGTGGAGGTGGCTCCAAGATG GCGCAGCCACGAAGCCCTCCCCACTCCACTGTCTGGAGAACTCTCTGAAGGGGATCTTGCCTGGGAGGCCCCTGCGCTTCGCCTGCTTggcaggccccagccccagccccagccccagccccagctccagcttcAGCAGCTCAGAAGGAGACGAGCTCTGGCAGCTGCTCCCTCAGG AGAGGGACCGTCTTCCTGGCTGCAAGGCTCCTGGCCCTCTGTCCCCGCGCCCAGGCGGCGCCCCCACCGGTAGCAGCCCTGGTGAAGGCCCAGGGAGAGCAGAGCCCGCGGACCACTGCAGGCTCAGTGCAG gaaaagcagaagagaagacAGGGGGCAGGTCCCAGTTGCCCTGGAGAGACGTGTACTCAGAAACCCCGGGCCGGCCTGGCCCCCTGGGCAGTGCTGGAGGAG GGGCAGCTGGGAACCCCTGCCTTGCTCCTCAGCCAGAGAAGAGGCCTGGTCCGGGGCCCTGCCAGCCTCTTGGATCAGCCCCTGGGCCCCTGTCCTGGAAGCCCAGGGTCAGTGAAGAATCCAGGGGCCCAGGGTCTGGAAATGGAAGACCAAGTGTTGCAG AAGGTGGGAAGGCCACTCACTGTCCTAGGAAAGCTTGA
- the KRABD3 gene encoding protein KRBA1 isoform X3, whose amino-acid sequence MLDARTDDGWMMTDGRVPRENTSASWPPGGTPRGTPRGSFLRSSAKQVSVAFQDLAVRFSEEEWQLLGEGQRMLYRDVMRENYETLRSLGTDELLPLSAFLSPTEPGGATEGRSYAGEGQEPPRGGGPLGAPPHSLHLTALVQLVKEIPEFLFGEVSPESERGSGAVSLDGERGSPKAAVTVETCPLQGLLGCLPNTPTGWPHLATTSSSGSSSSSLPGAGGQGSPVTIKTPDKPRPTEKEGPEAPGGEPSPPTYSPSRKKGHGRQERGTLGTGAVGISPGSSPLQGLINCLKEILVPGSQHPEVSRGLLPPVPGQGTSQLTGAELGPESPPWAVKTEAASGACPLQGLLNCLKEIPEAQHRRPSPSGVGDPPLQEDPGACQRNSGGPRPLQTPPPGPGPGAGSVLSVVKMEDSWAQSPPVPASCQLRKWTHSPSAASSQGGDGETRGARVPSWGPIAQAGSPSSSPLEALEACLKGIPLSGSLPPQPPATSGFQSPQPGDPGSQRPELQPCRSHGEEVTGGPLLALSLQGCVRGSPALPSGPHSTPPSFSSSSSTDGDLDFQSPGGSQGRPPGKGSPVGSSPLQGLENCLREIPMLRPQSASSWSSAGDRGSQRVEPKNWTADKEGLRGGACEPAHLGQSPGEAPTRSFRLASPQALTSSSVPICYQRGLKDHGATRPGPWRWLQDGAATKPSPLHCLENSLKGILPGRPLRFACLAGPSPSPSPSPSSSFSSSEGDELWQLLPQERDRLPGCKAPGPLSPRPGGAPTGSSPGEGPGRAEPADHCRLSAGKAEEKTGGRSQLPWRDVYSETPGRPGPLGSAGGGAAGNPCLAPQPEKRPGPGPCQPLGSAPGPLSWKPRVSEESRGPGSGNGRPSVAAGTPGKPLPRGLPEPPPAAAIRPALPQAPPQPCPCGSSVQPELRSLGAALSEKLDRLAAALAGLSQEVATMRTQVDRLGRRPRGPGPKCQASWPWAPSRGPRWANGPAHRHLPYWRQKGPTRPKPKILRGQAEGGRAGDALGLSCRRFRPVSQLPPDAPTAEPSGPNSSPSQQPLSARSCRAVVPVHASLGHTGGHRSPPTPSVPTALPPQMASAARVDAEPQFAAAVPPGAGSQPKDPNSLMAGGQGALEEQLWCGEHRVPRWGAPNHLLHQLSPAEAVPSLATSPRGCPAPSPCSSRTFPPSGL is encoded by the exons atgttggatGCAAGaacagatgatggatggatgatgacgGATGGACGCGTACCTCGGGAAAACACATCCGCAAGCTGGCCACCAGGCGGGACCCCGCGCGGAACCCCTCGCGGCAGCTTCCTGAGGTCTTCAGcgaagcag GTGTCCGTGGCCTTCCAGGACCTGGCCGTGAGGTTCTCCGAGGAGGAGTGGCAgctgctgggggaagggcagaggatgCTCTACCGCGACGTGATGCGGGAGAACTACGAGACGCTGCGCTCCCTGG ggACAGATGAGCTGCTCCCCCTCTCTGCTTTCCTGTCTCCTACGGAGCCTGGAGGAGCCACGGAAGGCAGGAGCTACGCTGGTGAGGGGCAGGAGCCTCCTAGGGGAGGAGGCCCCCTGG GCGCGCCCCCTCACAGCCTGCACCTCACTGCCCTGGTGCAGCTGGTCAAGGAGATTCCGGAGTTCCTGTTTGGGGAGGTCAGCCCGGAGAGTGAGCGTGGGAGCGGGGCAGTCAGCCTGGACGGGGAGCGGGGGAGCCCCAAGG CAGCTGTGACTGTGGAGACTTGCCCTCTCCAAGGCCTGCTCGGCTGCCTTCCAAACACGCCTACTGGCTGGCCCCACCTGGCCACCACATCTAGCAGCGGCTCATCGTCCAGCAGCCTGCCTGGAGCCGGGGGCCAGGGGAGCCCTGTCACCATCA AAACTCCTGACAAACCAAGACCTACAGAGAAGGAAGGCCCAGAAGCCCCAGGTGGGGAGCCCAGCCCTCCTACCTACAGCCCCAGCAGGAAGAAGGGCCACggaagacaggagagagggacCCTGGGGACAG GTGCTGTAGGAATCTCTCCTGGGAGCAGCCCCTTGCAAGGCCTTATCAACTGCCTGAAGGAAATCCTTGTgcctggatcccagcaccctgaggtGTCCCGAGGCTTGCTGCCTCCTGTCCCCGGCCAGGGCACCTCTCAGCTAACCGGAGCAGAGCTGGGGCCCGAGAGCCCACCCTGGGCAG TGAAGACAGAGGCAGCTTCCGGGGCTTGTCCCCTCCAGGGTCTGttgaactgtctgaaggagatcCCGGAGGCCCAGCACAGGCGTCCCAGCCCCTCAGGAGTAGGGGACCCACCACTACAGGAGGACCCAGGGGCCTGCCAAAGGAATTCTGGAG GGCCCAGACCCCTGCAGACCCCTCCTCCCGGGCCTGGTCCAGGAGCTGGCAGCGTGCTCTCTGTGGTGAAGATGGAGGACAGCTGGGCCCAGAGCCCCCCCGTGCCTGCGTCCTGTCAGCTCCGCAAGTGGACGCACAGCCCCTCTGCCGCCAGCAGCCAGGGGGGCGATGGAGAGACCAGAGGGGCCCGAGTGCCCAGCTGGGGTCCCATAGCTCAAG CTGGCAGTCCCTCGAGCTCGCCCCTGGAAGCCCTGGAGGCCTGTCTGAAGGGCATTCCCCTGAGTGGGTCGTTACCTCCCCAGCCGCCGGCCACCTCTGGATTCCAGAGCCCTCAGCCAGGAGACCCCGGGTCTCAGAGGCCCGAGCTGCAGCCCTGCAGATCACATGGTGAAG AGGTGACTGGGGGGCCTCTTCTGGCTCTGAGTCTGCAGGGCTGTGTGAGaggcagccctgccctcccctcaggTCCCCACAGCACCCCTCCCAGCTTCTCCTCATCCAGCAGCACCGATGGGGACCTGGATTTCCAGAGCCCTGGGGGCAGCCAGGGGCGTCCGCCTGGAAAAG GAAGCCCAGTGGGAAGCTCCCCGCTCCAGGGCCTGGAGAACTGTCTCAGAGAGATACCTATGCTCAGGCCGCAGTCAGCCTCGTCCTGGTCCTCAGCAGGGGACAGGGGGTCCCAGAGAGTGGAGCCCAAGAATTGGACTGCAGACAAGGAAG GACTGAGAGGCGGGGCCTGTGAGCCAGCTCATCTGGGACAGAGTCCGGGGGAAGCACCCACCAGGAGCTTCCGGCTGGCCAGCCCCCAGGCGCTCACCTCCAGCAGCGTCCCCATCTGCTACCAGCGAGGGCTCAAAGACCATGGGGCCACCAGGCCGGGGCCGTGGAGGTGGCTCCAAGATG GCGCAGCCACGAAGCCCTCCCCACTCCACTGTCTGGAGAACTCTCTGAAGGGGATCTTGCCTGGGAGGCCCCTGCGCTTCGCCTGCTTggcaggccccagccccagccccagccccagccccagctccagcttcAGCAGCTCAGAAGGAGACGAGCTCTGGCAGCTGCTCCCTCAGG AGAGGGACCGTCTTCCTGGCTGCAAGGCTCCTGGCCCTCTGTCCCCGCGCCCAGGCGGCGCCCCCACCGGTAGCAGCCCTGGTGAAGGCCCAGGGAGAGCAGAGCCCGCGGACCACTGCAGGCTCAGTGCAG gaaaagcagaagagaagacAGGGGGCAGGTCCCAGTTGCCCTGGAGAGACGTGTACTCAGAAACCCCGGGCCGGCCTGGCCCCCTGGGCAGTGCTGGAGGAG GGGCAGCTGGGAACCCCTGCCTTGCTCCTCAGCCAGAGAAGAGGCCTGGTCCGGGGCCCTGCCAGCCTCTTGGATCAGCCCCTGGGCCCCTGTCCTGGAAGCCCAGGGTCAGTGAAGAATCCAGGGGCCCAGGGTCTGGAAATGGAAGACCAAGTGTTGCAG CTGGGACCCCTGGGAAGCCACTTCCCAGAGGCCTGCCTGAGCCGCCCCCTGCAGCTGCCATCCGTCCGGCTTTGCCGCAAGCGCCCCCCCAGCCGTGCCCCTGCGGAAGCTCTGTGCAGCCCGAGCTCCGCAGCCTTGGCGCCGCCCTCTCGGAGAAGCTGGATCGGCTCGCCGCGGCCCTGGCAGGCCTGTCTCAGGAAGTAGCCACCATGAGGACCCAGGTGGATCGGCTAGGGAGGCGCCCTCGGGGCCCTGGGCCAAAGTGCCAGGCTTCCTGGCCGTGGGCCCCCTCCCGGGGACCTCGCTGGGCCAATGGCCCTGCTCACAGACACCTCCCCTACTGGAGACAGAAGGGCCCCACCAGGCCGAAACCAAAGATCCTGCGTGGTCAGGCGGAAGGCGGCAGGGCTGGTGACGCCTTAGGCCTCTCCTGCCGAAGGTTCCGCCCGGTATCTCAGCTGCCTCCAGATGCCCCCACGGCAGAACCTTCTGGGCCCAACTCCAGCCCTTCCCAGCAGCCGCTCTCAGCACGCAGCTGCCGCGCCGTGGTGCCTGTGCATGCTTCCCTTGGACACACTGGGGGTCACCGgagtccccccaccccttcagTGCCTACTGCCTTACCCCCGCAGATGGCTTCTGCGGCCAGGGTAGATGCAGAGCCGCAGTTCGCAGCCGCGGTGCCGCCTGGGGCCGGCAGCCAGCCCAAGGATCCAAACAGCCTGATGGCGGGGGGCCAGGGAGCCCTTGAGGAGCAGCTGTGGTGTGGGGAACACAGGGTGCCGAGGTGGGGGGCCCCTAACCACCTTCTTCATCAGCTCAGTCCTGCTGAAGCTGTCCCGAGCCTGGCCACTTCTCCTAGGGGCTGTCCCGCGCCCTCACCCTGCTCCAGCCGAACCTTCCCCCCTTCCGGGCTGTGA
- the KRABD3 gene encoding protein KRBA1 isoform X10: MLDARTDDGWMMTDGRVPRENTSASWPPGGTPRGTPRGSFLRSSAKQVSVAFQDLAVRFSEEEWQLLGEGQRMLYRDVMRENYETLRSLGTDELLPLSAFLSPTEPGGATEGRSYAGEGQEPPRGGGPLGGAPPHSLHLTALVQLVKEIPEFLFGEVSPESERGSGAVSLDGERGSPKAAVTVETCPLQGLLGCLPNTPTGWPHLATTSSSGSSSSSLPGAGGQGSPVTIKTPDKPRPTEKEGPEAPGGEPSPPTYSPSRKKGHGRQERGTLGTGAVGISPGSSPLQGLINCLKEILVPGSQHPEVSRGLLPPVPGQGTSQLTGAELGPESPPWAVKTEAASGACPLQGLLNCLKEIPEAQHRRPSPSGVGDPPLQEDPGACQRNSGGPRPLQTPPPGPGPGAGSVLSVVKMEDSWAQSPPVPASCQLRKWTHSPSAASSQGGDGETRGARVPSWGPIAQAGSPSSSPLEALEACLKGIPLSGSLPPQPPATSGFQSPQPGDPGSQRPELQPCRSHGEEVTGGPLLALSLQGCVRGSPALPSGPHSTPPSFSSSSSTDGDLDFQSPGGSQGRPPGKGSPVGSSPLQGLENCLREIPMLRPQSASSWSSAGDRGSQRVEPKNWTADKEGLRGGACEPAHLGQSPGEAPTRSFRLASPQALTSSSVPICYQRGLKDHGATRPGPWRWLQDGAATKPSPLHCLENSLKGILPGRPLRFACLAGPSPSPSPSPSSSFSSSEGDELWQLLPQERDRLPGCKAPGPLSPRPGGAPTGSSPGEGPGRAEPADHCRLSAGKAEEKTGGRSQLPWRDVYSETPGRPGPLGSAGGGQRICLAQRPITWICLIVSSWLDSSSTF; encoded by the exons atgttggatGCAAGaacagatgatggatggatgatgacgGATGGACGCGTACCTCGGGAAAACACATCCGCAAGCTGGCCACCAGGCGGGACCCCGCGCGGAACCCCTCGCGGCAGCTTCCTGAGGTCTTCAGcgaagcag GTGTCCGTGGCCTTCCAGGACCTGGCCGTGAGGTTCTCCGAGGAGGAGTGGCAgctgctgggggaagggcagaggatgCTCTACCGCGACGTGATGCGGGAGAACTACGAGACGCTGCGCTCCCTGG ggACAGATGAGCTGCTCCCCCTCTCTGCTTTCCTGTCTCCTACGGAGCCTGGAGGAGCCACGGAAGGCAGGAGCTACGCTGGTGAGGGGCAGGAGCCTCCTAGGGGAGGAGGCCCCCTGG GAGGCGCGCCCCCTCACAGCCTGCACCTCACTGCCCTGGTGCAGCTGGTCAAGGAGATTCCGGAGTTCCTGTTTGGGGAGGTCAGCCCGGAGAGTGAGCGTGGGAGCGGGGCAGTCAGCCTGGACGGGGAGCGGGGGAGCCCCAAGG CAGCTGTGACTGTGGAGACTTGCCCTCTCCAAGGCCTGCTCGGCTGCCTTCCAAACACGCCTACTGGCTGGCCCCACCTGGCCACCACATCTAGCAGCGGCTCATCGTCCAGCAGCCTGCCTGGAGCCGGGGGCCAGGGGAGCCCTGTCACCATCA AAACTCCTGACAAACCAAGACCTACAGAGAAGGAAGGCCCAGAAGCCCCAGGTGGGGAGCCCAGCCCTCCTACCTACAGCCCCAGCAGGAAGAAGGGCCACggaagacaggagagagggacCCTGGGGACAG GTGCTGTAGGAATCTCTCCTGGGAGCAGCCCCTTGCAAGGCCTTATCAACTGCCTGAAGGAAATCCTTGTgcctggatcccagcaccctgaggtGTCCCGAGGCTTGCTGCCTCCTGTCCCCGGCCAGGGCACCTCTCAGCTAACCGGAGCAGAGCTGGGGCCCGAGAGCCCACCCTGGGCAG TGAAGACAGAGGCAGCTTCCGGGGCTTGTCCCCTCCAGGGTCTGttgaactgtctgaaggagatcCCGGAGGCCCAGCACAGGCGTCCCAGCCCCTCAGGAGTAGGGGACCCACCACTACAGGAGGACCCAGGGGCCTGCCAAAGGAATTCTGGAG GGCCCAGACCCCTGCAGACCCCTCCTCCCGGGCCTGGTCCAGGAGCTGGCAGCGTGCTCTCTGTGGTGAAGATGGAGGACAGCTGGGCCCAGAGCCCCCCCGTGCCTGCGTCCTGTCAGCTCCGCAAGTGGACGCACAGCCCCTCTGCCGCCAGCAGCCAGGGGGGCGATGGAGAGACCAGAGGGGCCCGAGTGCCCAGCTGGGGTCCCATAGCTCAAG CTGGCAGTCCCTCGAGCTCGCCCCTGGAAGCCCTGGAGGCCTGTCTGAAGGGCATTCCCCTGAGTGGGTCGTTACCTCCCCAGCCGCCGGCCACCTCTGGATTCCAGAGCCCTCAGCCAGGAGACCCCGGGTCTCAGAGGCCCGAGCTGCAGCCCTGCAGATCACATGGTGAAG AGGTGACTGGGGGGCCTCTTCTGGCTCTGAGTCTGCAGGGCTGTGTGAGaggcagccctgccctcccctcaggTCCCCACAGCACCCCTCCCAGCTTCTCCTCATCCAGCAGCACCGATGGGGACCTGGATTTCCAGAGCCCTGGGGGCAGCCAGGGGCGTCCGCCTGGAAAAG GAAGCCCAGTGGGAAGCTCCCCGCTCCAGGGCCTGGAGAACTGTCTCAGAGAGATACCTATGCTCAGGCCGCAGTCAGCCTCGTCCTGGTCCTCAGCAGGGGACAGGGGGTCCCAGAGAGTGGAGCCCAAGAATTGGACTGCAGACAAGGAAG GACTGAGAGGCGGGGCCTGTGAGCCAGCTCATCTGGGACAGAGTCCGGGGGAAGCACCCACCAGGAGCTTCCGGCTGGCCAGCCCCCAGGCGCTCACCTCCAGCAGCGTCCCCATCTGCTACCAGCGAGGGCTCAAAGACCATGGGGCCACCAGGCCGGGGCCGTGGAGGTGGCTCCAAGATG GCGCAGCCACGAAGCCCTCCCCACTCCACTGTCTGGAGAACTCTCTGAAGGGGATCTTGCCTGGGAGGCCCCTGCGCTTCGCCTGCTTggcaggccccagccccagccccagccccagccccagctccagcttcAGCAGCTCAGAAGGAGACGAGCTCTGGCAGCTGCTCCCTCAGG AGAGGGACCGTCTTCCTGGCTGCAAGGCTCCTGGCCCTCTGTCCCCGCGCCCAGGCGGCGCCCCCACCGGTAGCAGCCCTGGTGAAGGCCCAGGGAGAGCAGAGCCCGCGGACCACTGCAGGCTCAGTGCAG gaaaagcagaagagaagacAGGGGGCAGGTCCCAGTTGCCCTGGAGAGACGTGTACTCAGAAACCCCGGGCCGGCCTGGCCCCCTGGGCAGTGCTGGAGGAG